A genomic window from Syntrophorhabdaceae bacterium includes:
- a CDS encoding GntR family transcriptional regulator produces MVKGKAEAKEQQGELGEFLKGIDPVDKHRSMAEVVYKLLKNAIINGDLKPGQRLVEQKLSDKMQVSRVPVREAIKRLEQYGFVTRLPVRGIIVKKISEADVKEAFGIRAALESYAAAQACEHLSEEMIEVLERSIEASRKALKRGDMAKVLELNNQFHEMIYKAAQSEMLSKLINTFTDYLARYRKPLLSSKTNVAVSIEGHEAMVEAMRRGDRENVERIVKAHILQGRSFILKEMGEGHLE; encoded by the coding sequence ATGGTGAAAGGCAAGGCGGAGGCGAAAGAGCAGCAAGGGGAGCTCGGGGAATTCCTGAAAGGGATAGACCCTGTCGACAAGCATAGATCCATGGCGGAGGTAGTCTACAAGCTCCTGAAAAACGCCATTATCAATGGAGACCTGAAGCCCGGCCAGAGGCTCGTGGAGCAGAAGCTCTCCGATAAGATGCAGGTGAGCCGCGTGCCCGTGAGGGAGGCGATAAAGAGGCTCGAGCAGTACGGTTTTGTAACGAGGTTGCCCGTCCGCGGGATCATCGTGAAGAAGATATCGGAGGCGGATGTGAAAGAGGCCTTTGGGATCAGGGCGGCCCTGGAAAGCTATGCGGCGGCCCAGGCATGCGAGCATCTGAGTGAAGAGATGATCGAGGTCCTTGAAAGGAGCATCGAGGCATCGAGAAAGGCGCTCAAACGGGGAGACATGGCGAAGGTGCTGGAGCTCAACAACCAGTTCCACGAGATGATCTACAAGGCGGCCCAAAGCGAGATGCTCTCCAAGCTAATAAATACCTTTACCGACTACCTCGCCAGATACCGGAAACCCCTGCTCAGCTCGAAAACCAATGTGGCGGTCTCCATCGAAGGCCATGAGGCCATGGTGGAAGCGATGCGCAGGGGAGACAGGGAGAATGTGGAGAGGATCGTAAAGGCCCACATACTACAGGGCAGGAGCTTCATATTGAAAGAGATGGGCGAAGGCCATCTCGAATAA
- a CDS encoding cobalamin B12-binding domain-containing protein: MTEERRIKVLVSKPGLDGHDRGAKVVAHALKEAGMEVIYTGLHKTVDQIVDIAVQEDVDVIGLSIMSGAHIPIAKRLVEKVKEKQIEDKMMVIGGVIPAKDVPKLKELGITGVFPGGTPFSEIVDFLTSHAKKG, encoded by the coding sequence GTGACGGAAGAACGGAGAATAAAAGTATTGGTATCGAAACCGGGTCTTGACGGCCACGACCGGGGGGCAAAAGTGGTAGCCCATGCTCTTAAGGAAGCGGGCATGGAGGTGATCTACACGGGCCTCCACAAGACGGTCGATCAGATTGTCGATATTGCCGTGCAGGAGGACGTGGACGTGATCGGTCTCTCCATTATGAGCGGCGCCCATATACCTATTGCGAAAAGATTGGTCGAGAAGGTGAAGGAGAAGCAGATCGAAGACAAGATGATGGTGATCGGCGGGGTAATACCCGCCAAGGATGTACCGAAGCTTAAGGAGCTCGGCATTACGGGGGTCTTTCCGGGGGGCACGCCTTTCTCGGAGATTGTGGACTTCCTCACATCACATGCAAAGAAGGGTTAG
- a CDS encoding methylmalonyl-CoA mutase family protein produces the protein MGVAKYIKDEKGGIKDVILQSDIHVKPVYGPEDLERIGFSYERDLADPGDYPFTRGIHPLGYRSRAWTTRQYTGFGTPAETNERFKLMISHGQTGLNVAFDLPTQMGYDSDDPMAYGEVGRVGMAVDTLRDFEVAFKDIRFDKIGAGLTINAVASIMLAMYQAAGELAGYGTEVISATPQNDILKEMIGRGAWIFPVEPAVKLIGDTIEYSMTKLPRTNPVSVCGYHIRESGATPAQEIACAILIANAYIDNVSTRGYSPEDFVGRFSFNLNVFGNMWEQIAKFRAARKLWARNLREKYNVQKAQNLYLRGLFGGGGYGLTKAQPENNIMRGAYYGLVAALSGAQTTALCSYDEAFTIPTPHSALLSLRTLQLLMDEMGLRDTVDPLAGSYFIETLTKEMEGKIEEEMAKIEKVGGIVKAVSTGYVQRLVARQAYEFEKGIQSGELLKVGVNIYTEGESRDVELHEYAYESAETQIESLKAIKRERSSSEVARTLKNLEKTAKEGGNVMPPLVECCKAYATVGEMTNIFRQLFGEFQEPGLF, from the coding sequence ATGGGCGTGGCAAAATATATAAAAGACGAAAAAGGCGGGATCAAGGATGTCATCCTCCAGTCCGATATCCATGTAAAACCCGTGTACGGCCCGGAAGACCTCGAGCGCATAGGCTTCTCCTACGAGCGCGACCTGGCGGACCCGGGCGATTATCCCTTTACCCGGGGCATTCACCCCCTGGGATACCGCTCCAGGGCCTGGACCACGCGCCAGTACACGGGCTTCGGCACGCCCGCGGAGACGAACGAGCGGTTCAAGCTCATGATCTCCCACGGCCAGACCGGGCTCAACGTGGCCTTCGATCTTCCGACCCAGATGGGGTACGACTCCGATGACCCCATGGCGTACGGAGAAGTGGGCAGGGTGGGCATGGCGGTCGATACCCTGCGTGACTTCGAGGTCGCCTTCAAGGACATCCGGTTCGATAAGATCGGCGCGGGCCTCACCATAAATGCCGTGGCCTCCATCATGCTCGCCATGTACCAGGCGGCGGGGGAGCTGGCAGGGTACGGCACGGAGGTGATATCCGCCACCCCTCAGAACGATATCCTTAAGGAGATGATCGGAAGGGGGGCCTGGATATTCCCCGTCGAGCCGGCGGTAAAACTGATCGGCGACACCATCGAATACTCCATGACGAAGCTGCCCAGGACGAACCCGGTAAGTGTCTGCGGGTACCATATCAGGGAATCGGGGGCGACCCCGGCCCAGGAGATCGCCTGCGCCATCCTCATCGCCAACGCCTACATCGATAACGTGTCCACGAGGGGTTACAGCCCCGAGGACTTCGTGGGAAGGTTTTCCTTTAACCTCAACGTCTTCGGTAACATGTGGGAGCAGATTGCGAAATTCAGGGCCGCGAGGAAGCTCTGGGCCAGGAACTTAAGAGAGAAATACAACGTGCAGAAAGCACAGAACCTGTATCTGCGCGGCCTTTTCGGCGGCGGGGGATACGGTCTCACCAAGGCCCAGCCGGAGAACAACATCATGAGGGGCGCCTATTACGGCCTCGTGGCGGCCCTCTCCGGCGCCCAGACCACCGCCCTATGCAGTTATGACGAGGCCTTCACCATTCCCACGCCCCATTCGGCGCTCCTGTCTCTGCGCACGCTCCAGCTCCTCATGGACGAGATGGGCCTCAGGGATACGGTCGACCCCCTGGCGGGCAGCTATTTTATCGAGACCCTGACCAAAGAAATGGAAGGCAAGATCGAAGAGGAGATGGCGAAGATCGAAAAGGTGGGCGGCATCGTGAAGGCGGTCTCCACCGGCTACGTGCAGAGGCTCGTGGCCCGCCAAGCGTATGAATTCGAAAAAGGGATCCAATCGGGCGAGCTCCTGAAAGTAGGAGTCAATATCTATACGGAAGGCGAGTCGAGGGACGTGGAGCTTCACGAATATGCCTACGAGTCGGCGGAAACGCAGATCGAGAGCCTGAAGGCGATCAAGCGGGAAAGGTCCTCGTCTGAGGTGGCGCGGACACTCAAAAATCTTGAAAAGACCGCGAAAGAGGGAGGAAACGTGATGCCTCCCCTCGTCGAGTGCTGCAAGGCCTACGCGACGGTCGGGGAGATGACGAACATCTTCCGTCAGCTCTTCGGAGAATTCCAGGAACCCGGACTCTTTTAA